From Thermoflavifilum aggregans, a single genomic window includes:
- a CDS encoding sigma-54-dependent transcriptional regulator, with product MPTILVIDDEKAIRKTLHDILSYEGYQVEEAADGEQGLTMFKNKTYDAVLCDIKMPKIDGIEWLSKAREINPDVPIIMISGHGNIETAVDAVKKGAFDYISKPPDLNRLLITLRNALDKTSLVAETRVLRKKVYNLQEMIGESAAMQKIRETIDKVAPTEARVLITGENGVGKELVARWIHEKSHRAKGPMVEVNCAAIPSELIESELFGHEKGSFTSAIKQRIGKFEQAHGGTLFLDEIGDMSLDAQAKVLRALQEGKITRVGGDKDIQVDVRVIAATNKNLLHEVEAKRFRLDLYHRLSVVIIHVPSLNERKEDIPLLADYFLEEICKDYGIFKKNIEPQAIQLLQEMEWTGNIRELRNVIERLIIFSDKTITAQHVMDYVMPFKESRQKG from the coding sequence ATGCCCACCATTCTGGTTATTGACGATGAGAAAGCCATCCGCAAAACCTTGCATGATATTCTCAGCTACGAGGGATATCAGGTAGAAGAAGCTGCAGATGGCGAACAAGGTTTAACCATGTTTAAAAACAAAACCTACGACGCCGTACTATGTGATATCAAGATGCCGAAAATAGATGGCATAGAATGGTTGAGCAAAGCCAGAGAAATAAATCCCGATGTACCCATCATCATGATTTCAGGGCATGGCAATATCGAAACTGCCGTGGATGCCGTGAAAAAAGGAGCTTTTGACTATATCTCCAAACCCCCTGATTTAAACCGGCTGCTGATTACCCTGCGCAATGCACTCGATAAAACCTCGCTGGTGGCCGAAACACGTGTTTTGCGCAAAAAAGTATACAATCTGCAGGAAATGATTGGCGAATCGGCGGCCATGCAGAAAATCAGGGAAACGATTGATAAAGTAGCACCTACAGAAGCCCGCGTGCTGATTACCGGTGAGAATGGTGTGGGTAAAGAGCTGGTTGCCCGCTGGATTCACGAAAAAAGCCATCGGGCCAAAGGCCCCATGGTTGAGGTGAATTGTGCCGCTATTCCTTCCGAACTCATTGAAAGTGAATTGTTCGGACACGAAAAAGGTTCCTTTACATCGGCCATCAAACAACGGATTGGTAAATTTGAACAGGCTCATGGAGGTACTTTGTTTCTCGATGAAATCGGAGATATGAGTCTGGACGCACAGGCCAAGGTGCTCCGTGCTTTGCAGGAAGGAAAAATCACACGCGTGGGTGGCGATAAGGATATTCAGGTGGATGTACGAGTGATTGCAGCTACCAATAAAAATCTGCTGCATGAGGTGGAAGCCAAAAGATTCCGGCTCGATCTCTATCATCGCCTGAGCGTAGTGATCATACATGTACCATCACTCAATGAACGCAAGGAAGATATTCCGCTGCTGGCCGATTATTTCCTGGAAGAGATTTGCAAGGATTATGGCATCTTCAAAAAAAATATAGAACCCCAAGCCATTCAGCTGTTACAGGAAATGGAATGGACAGGCAATATCCGCGAGCTTCGCAATGTGATTGAAAGATTGATTATCTTCTCCGATAAAACCATTACGGCGCAGCACGTGATGGATTATGTGATGCCCTTCAAGGAAAGCAGACAGAAAGGTTAA
- a CDS encoding alpha-amylase family protein codes for MFRRHMLMFACLLTYLFSHAQQVQITMQQHESEQIFTLSNEYISQRIVLQHGMLQEEQLLDISKPTPTGIFDDGGYAFDLMWTGWNAPGKYFNGDLHVELTQHNFIFRYAKTDEQPNGAKILHLYFKAIDPENPLWCRLSYEMLPGKTYVRRQVALSDSTGQDHWLAAVYPRRGEIAEIQHSISLRYGMHEETSMHIQQQEMKSDEQHSPFVIIKKGDFGQPVAVDFRRTAVFWGTEYPAAVNRLTTNNNQKLILTCKEWMGNIIDSQWLCSDWVVEGLSPKHHLQEDFYQYLTDIQVRPDRPYTLYNSWYDLRSPAFKDVAPQHIMNESNILRLIQQFQQNMIQPYGIHLDAFVLDDGWDEYASPWQLRKSTFPHGLQPIVNALKPLHTSLGIWIGPTGGYSFRMQRINWMKAHGYETVGNGPNNIMLDITGPNYFNLLKSRAIDFTKQGVGYFKWDGIQFSSSEPGRPAMGYFSERTALHNIAAMADTVRKLNPDMYINITSGTWMSPWWLKIADQIWMQGADYGFSTTPSILSRDAAMTYKDMVLYDDYRMHDVWFPMNHVMTHGIIKARLASVGKDDDPLESFANDVMLYFGRGVSMYELYISPDIFTADEWRILSEGLKWAKSRYSVLRHTFMVGGNPALGEPYGYVHFQGDSGIIVVRNPQMHAQNILIKLDPAQGINAEARNLVIERVYPTHWIAPDIYSAGGTLSFSLQGFETAVYEVYPLQDAHRPLLSNAVFDMKTIDSKTVTIHVLDTTGPLKWLNPSAITNVQAQGQPSQLFQMQPRLTAPQLLSSAHLQKTDTDLLIQFVAPQTTETFRCVVFLYPDSLDAGKPLPDCMMQVDGKPVKPVIQQSPGQWMALSDVISQPGAHKLTLQFDSKDQPWHGKAEVWAMGYVQTNPASFTCTFTGELQIPDMPPSAYPGQSIPRQQFIGSIAIATKAK; via the coding sequence ATGTTTCGAAGACACATGCTGATGTTTGCATGTTTGTTGACGTATTTGTTTTCACATGCCCAGCAGGTGCAAATAACTATGCAACAACATGAATCCGAACAAATATTTACCCTTAGCAATGAATATATTTCACAACGGATTGTTTTGCAACACGGCATGCTGCAAGAAGAGCAATTGCTTGATATATCAAAACCAACACCTACGGGAATTTTTGATGACGGTGGATATGCATTTGATTTGATGTGGACGGGCTGGAATGCACCGGGAAAATATTTCAACGGCGATCTGCATGTAGAGCTTACTCAGCATAATTTCATATTTCGCTATGCAAAAACTGATGAGCAACCCAATGGTGCCAAGATTCTGCATTTGTATTTCAAAGCCATTGATCCGGAAAATCCATTATGGTGCAGGCTCAGTTATGAAATGCTGCCGGGCAAAACTTATGTACGCAGGCAGGTTGCACTATCCGATTCAACAGGGCAGGATCATTGGCTGGCCGCTGTTTATCCCAGAAGAGGTGAAATAGCTGAAATACAGCACTCCATATCGTTGCGTTATGGTATGCACGAAGAAACCAGTATGCACATTCAGCAACAGGAAATGAAATCGGATGAACAGCATTCACCGTTTGTAATTATTAAAAAAGGTGATTTCGGACAGCCTGTTGCCGTGGATTTCCGGCGTACCGCTGTATTCTGGGGTACTGAATATCCCGCAGCCGTCAATCGCCTTACCACCAACAATAATCAAAAACTTATTCTTACCTGCAAAGAATGGATGGGAAATATTATTGACTCGCAATGGTTATGCAGTGACTGGGTAGTAGAAGGACTTTCTCCAAAACATCATCTACAAGAAGATTTTTACCAATATCTTACCGATATACAGGTACGCCCGGATCGGCCTTATACGCTCTACAACAGCTGGTATGATCTGCGCTCTCCTGCATTCAAAGACGTGGCACCCCAGCACATCATGAACGAATCAAACATTCTGAGACTCATTCAGCAGTTTCAGCAAAATATGATTCAGCCTTATGGTATACATCTGGATGCCTTTGTGCTGGATGATGGATGGGATGAATATGCAAGTCCCTGGCAACTCAGAAAATCAACCTTTCCGCACGGCCTTCAGCCAATTGTAAATGCATTGAAACCGTTGCATACTTCACTGGGCATCTGGATAGGACCCACAGGAGGCTATTCATTCCGCATGCAACGTATCAACTGGATGAAAGCGCATGGTTATGAAACCGTTGGTAATGGCCCGAATAACATCATGCTGGATATTACCGGCCCCAACTATTTTAACCTGTTAAAATCACGGGCTATTGATTTTACCAAACAAGGTGTAGGTTATTTCAAATGGGATGGCATTCAATTTTCCTCATCTGAACCAGGTCGCCCTGCCATGGGTTATTTTTCCGAACGTACTGCACTCCATAACATTGCAGCTATGGCCGATACCGTGCGCAAGCTCAATCCAGACATGTATATCAACATCACTTCGGGAACCTGGATGAGTCCATGGTGGTTAAAGATTGCCGATCAGATCTGGATGCAGGGAGCTGACTATGGTTTTTCCACCACTCCATCCATCTTAAGCCGGGATGCAGCCATGACGTATAAAGACATGGTATTGTATGATGATTACCGCATGCATGATGTATGGTTTCCTATGAATCATGTAATGACACATGGTATCATCAAAGCCCGGCTGGCTTCTGTGGGGAAAGATGATGATCCACTCGAAAGTTTTGCTAATGATGTGATGTTGTATTTTGGTCGTGGTGTAAGTATGTATGAATTGTATATTTCTCCGGATATCTTTACTGCTGATGAATGGCGGATATTGAGTGAAGGATTGAAATGGGCAAAATCACGCTACTCTGTGCTGCGGCATACATTTATGGTAGGTGGAAATCCCGCACTCGGCGAGCCTTATGGTTATGTACACTTCCAGGGTGATAGCGGAATAATAGTAGTACGTAATCCGCAAATGCATGCACAAAACATACTCATCAAACTGGATCCCGCACAGGGAATAAATGCTGAAGCCAGAAATCTGGTGATAGAAAGAGTATATCCTACTCACTGGATAGCACCCGACATATATAGTGCAGGCGGCACATTATCTTTTTCATTGCAGGGCTTTGAAACTGCAGTATATGAAGTGTATCCTTTGCAGGATGCGCATCGGCCTTTGCTGAGCAATGCTGTATTTGACATGAAAACCATTGATTCCAAAACCGTAACCATCCATGTGCTCGACACCACAGGCCCGCTTAAATGGCTCAACCCATCTGCCATCACAAACGTACAGGCGCAAGGCCAGCCTTCACAGCTCTTCCAAATGCAACCCCGGCTCACAGCACCTCAATTGCTGAGCTCAGCCCATCTGCAAAAGACCGACACGGATTTGCTTATACAATTTGTGGCACCACAAACCACTGAAACATTCCGGTGCGTGGTATTTCTGTATCCTGACAGCCTGGATGCAGGAAAACCATTACCCGATTGCATGATGCAGGTAGATGGCAAACCAGTAAAACCGGTTATTCAACAATCACCCGGTCAATGGATGGCGCTGTCAGATGTAATTTCACAGCCTGGTGCACATAAACTAACCCTGCAATTTGATTCAAAAGATCAACCCTGGCATGGAAAAGCTGAAGTCTGGGCCATGGGATATGTACAAACCAATCCGGCAAGTTTCACCTGCACGTTTACCGGTGAGTTGCAAATCCCTGATATGCCTCCTTCGGCTTATCCTGGCCAGAGCATTCCCCGGCAGCAATTCATCGGCAGCATTGCAATTGCCACAAAAGCAAAATGA
- the sucC gene encoding ADP-forming succinate--CoA ligase subunit beta: MNLHEYQAKELLKKFQVAVQEGIPVDTPEAAAEAYKHLKIQYGSEYAVVKAQIHAGGRGKGKIKGTEQRGVAVGKNAEEIKTIAGNILGGILVTAQTGPAGKKVNKVLVAQDVYYPGPQPTKELYLSILPDRTRGENVIIYSTEGGVDIEEVARKTPEKIFREWVHPAGELQPFQARKIAFNLGLKGEAFKNMVRFVTQLYHAFVSLDCSLLEINPLFKTSDDKIIAVDCKMNLDDNALIRHPDLEALRDINEEDPTEVEASKYNLNFVKLDGNVGCMVNGAGLAMATMDMIKLSGGEPANFLDVGGTANAQTVEAGFRIILKDPKVKAILINIFGGIVRCDRVAQGIIDAYRSIGDIRVPIIVRLQGTNAEEAKRLIESSGLKVQSAILLSEAAELVNKAVAQAS, encoded by the coding sequence ATGAATCTGCATGAATATCAGGCAAAAGAGTTATTGAAGAAGTTTCAGGTAGCCGTGCAGGAAGGCATTCCGGTAGATACTCCAGAAGCTGCAGCTGAAGCCTATAAACATCTAAAAATTCAATATGGCAGCGAATATGCCGTGGTAAAGGCGCAGATTCATGCAGGTGGCAGGGGTAAGGGTAAAATCAAAGGTACCGAACAACGGGGCGTGGCTGTAGGGAAAAACGCCGAAGAAATCAAAACCATTGCCGGCAACATTCTGGGTGGCATACTGGTTACAGCGCAAACGGGCCCGGCAGGTAAAAAGGTGAATAAAGTATTGGTTGCGCAGGATGTCTATTATCCGGGGCCTCAGCCTACCAAGGAATTGTATTTATCTATTCTTCCGGATCGCACGAGGGGCGAAAATGTGATTATTTATTCTACCGAAGGAGGTGTAGATATTGAAGAAGTGGCGCGCAAAACACCGGAAAAAATTTTCCGCGAATGGGTGCATCCTGCCGGTGAATTGCAGCCTTTCCAGGCCAGAAAAATTGCATTTAATCTGGGTTTAAAGGGAGAGGCATTTAAAAATATGGTGCGTTTTGTAACGCAGCTCTATCATGCTTTTGTTTCACTGGACTGCAGCCTGCTTGAGATCAATCCTCTGTTTAAGACCAGCGATGATAAAATCATCGCAGTGGATTGCAAGATGAATCTCGATGACAATGCCCTGATCCGCCATCCGGATCTGGAGGCATTGCGTGATATCAATGAAGAAGATCCTACGGAAGTAGAAGCTTCCAAGTACAATCTCAACTTTGTGAAGTTGGATGGCAATGTGGGATGCATGGTTAATGGCGCTGGGCTGGCTATGGCCACCATGGATATGATTAAGCTGAGTGGTGGCGAACCAGCTAATTTCTTGGATGTAGGAGGTACTGCCAATGCGCAGACTGTGGAAGCTGGTTTCCGCATTATTCTCAAGGATCCGAAAGTAAAAGCCATTCTGATCAATATTTTCGGCGGCATTGTGCGATGCGATCGAGTTGCACAGGGTATTATTGATGCCTATCGTTCCATAGGTGATATTCGCGTACCAATCATTGTGCGTTTGCAAGGTACCAATGCAGAAGAGGCCAAGCGTCTGATAGAAAGTTCAGGATTGAAAGTGCAATCGGCTATCCTGCTGAGTGAAGCTGCAGAGCTTGTAAACAAGGCTGTGGCTCAGGCCAGCTGA
- a CDS encoding SDR family oxidoreductase, giving the protein MESLSRKHILVFGATGGMGTALCSLLAASGAYIWISGRNKEKLQSIQKQFPTQISGILPCDIRDESAVQALAAKFQPEMGHLDVLINLSGIGILKPLEQLSVAEFEEVMRVNAFGAFYIMKHFMPLFRARQEGLIVHVPGILGKVPMSGATAYCASKYALVGMVQSIREEIKRTRIRITLLYLGGVDTPFWDQMDVRFQRERMIRADEAARAIWYICQQPDSGVLNEMVLQPFSHQVL; this is encoded by the coding sequence ATGGAAAGTCTTTCCCGGAAACATATTTTGGTATTTGGCGCAACAGGTGGCATGGGAACAGCATTATGCAGCTTGCTGGCAGCCAGTGGGGCTTATATTTGGATCAGTGGAAGAAACAAAGAAAAACTGCAGTCTATACAAAAACAATTCCCCACCCAGATATCAGGCATTCTCCCCTGTGATATACGTGATGAATCAGCCGTTCAGGCACTTGCTGCAAAATTTCAGCCAGAGATGGGTCATTTGGATGTGTTGATTAATTTGAGTGGTATAGGTATATTGAAGCCTCTGGAACAGCTATCAGTGGCTGAATTTGAAGAAGTGATGCGGGTCAATGCGTTTGGAGCATTTTACATCATGAAACATTTTATGCCTCTGTTCAGGGCCCGCCAGGAAGGCTTGATTGTTCATGTTCCGGGTATTCTTGGCAAAGTTCCCATGTCCGGAGCTACTGCCTATTGTGCTTCAAAATATGCTTTGGTGGGTATGGTGCAGTCCATCCGTGAAGAAATTAAGCGCACCCGTATCAGGATAACCCTGCTGTATTTGGGTGGCGTTGATACACCATTTTGGGATCAGATGGATGTAAGATTTCAACGCGAACGAATGATTCGGGCCGATGAAGCGGCACGTGCCATTTGGTATATTTGTCAGCAGCCTGATTCGGGTGTGTTAAACGAGATGGTGTTGCAACCCTTTTCGCATCAGGTATTGTGA
- a CDS encoding pyruvate dehydrogenase complex E1 component subunit beta codes for MRQIQFRQALREAMVEEMRRDETIFLMGEEVAEYNGAYKVSQGMLEEFGPRRVIDTPISELGFAAIGVGAAQNGLRPIIEFMTWNFALLALDQILNNAAKMLAMSGGQIGCPIVFRGPNGSAGQLAAQHSQAFEAMYAHMPGLKVISVSTPYDAKGLLKSAIRDDDPVIFMESEIMYGDVGEVPEEEYLIPIGKADIKRAGKDVTIVSYNKTMKVALGAAEELAKEGIEAEVIDLRTIRPLDWQTIGDSVKNTNRLVIVEEQWPFASVGAEIAYRIQKEYFDYLDAPVRRLASADTPMHYAPTLVKAYLPSIERTVKLVKEVMYMQK; via the coding sequence ATGAGACAGATACAATTCCGACAGGCGTTGCGTGAAGCTATGGTAGAAGAAATGCGCCGTGATGAAACCATTTTTTTAATGGGTGAAGAGGTTGCAGAATATAACGGTGCATACAAAGTGAGCCAAGGTATGCTGGAAGAGTTTGGTCCCAGGCGGGTTATTGATACTCCTATTTCTGAACTTGGGTTTGCTGCTATTGGTGTAGGTGCTGCACAAAACGGCCTTCGCCCCATCATTGAATTCATGACATGGAACTTTGCCCTGCTGGCGCTGGATCAGATTCTGAATAATGCAGCTAAGATGCTTGCCATGAGTGGCGGGCAGATCGGCTGTCCCATCGTGTTCCGCGGACCCAACGGCTCTGCCGGTCAGCTGGCAGCCCAGCATTCACAGGCTTTTGAAGCCATGTATGCCCATATGCCAGGGCTGAAGGTGATTTCCGTCTCTACTCCTTATGACGCCAAAGGGTTGCTTAAATCAGCTATCCGGGATGATGATCCGGTTATCTTCATGGAAAGCGAAATCATGTATGGCGACGTGGGCGAAGTACCGGAAGAAGAATATCTGATCCCCATCGGGAAGGCTGATATAAAACGCGCAGGTAAGGATGTTACCATCGTTTCATACAATAAAACCATGAAAGTGGCTCTGGGAGCTGCTGAAGAGCTGGCCAAGGAAGGTATTGAGGCTGAAGTGATTGACCTGCGTACCATTCGTCCGCTCGACTGGCAAACGATCGGCGATTCTGTGAAAAATACCAATCGCCTCGTGATCGTAGAAGAACAATGGCCTTTTGCCTCTGTAGGTGCTGAAATTGCCTATCGCATCCAAAAAGAATATTTCGATTATTTGGATGCGCCCGTTCGGCGCCTGGCTTCGGCCGATACACCCATGCATTACGCTCCTACCCTTGTAAAAGCCTATTTGCCCAGCATTGAACGCACCGTAAAGCTGGTCAAGGAAGTGATGTATATGCAGAAATAA
- a CDS encoding DEAD/DEAH box helicase: MQTELSFQSLGISEPLLAGIRDMGFEHPTPVQQLAIPKLIAQPTDSIVLAQTGTGKTAAFGLPLLQHIDTSARHIQALILSPTRELALQITQDLRDMGKYLPGLHIVTVYGGSSIQQQIRQLRQGAQIVVATPGRLMDLMQRQALQLQSVQWVILDEADEMLNMGFRDDIHFILQHASQRQCCWLFSATMPAEIRQIIRQFMHEPAEIVVGTKNTVASGISHEYYVTHAQHKLETLRRLIDFYPELYGIVFTRTKAEAQEISDRLIRMGYEAEALHGDLSQAQRDKVMERFRAKAIQILLATDVAARGIDVENITHVIHFGLPDDLESYTHRSGRTARAGRTGISISIIHLHEMEKLRRLEKMLHIRFIRRSIPSGQQICEKQLYHYFEQLKQIDPSQTDIRIYLQAIKSSLDELSKEDLIERMAAFEFQHLLKHYAQAKDLNVPLPEARLVNRNNSRNASFQAERPAEGNWITFRLNAGRAHGLYKASLLQWLLDYTRLPKSAIGKLIILDQYSLIELDAQADLQALHKLQGTYPQGLNESAPAEILLTKRMPRARTSAIRENR, encoded by the coding sequence ATGCAAACAGAACTTTCTTTTCAGTCATTAGGAATCAGTGAACCCTTATTGGCAGGCATTCGTGACATGGGATTTGAACATCCCACCCCCGTTCAACAGCTGGCTATTCCCAAACTTATTGCACAACCAACCGACAGCATTGTGCTGGCACAAACCGGCACGGGCAAGACTGCCGCATTTGGTTTGCCTTTGCTGCAACATATCGACACCTCTGCACGCCACATACAGGCTTTGATTCTGAGTCCCACCCGCGAGCTGGCCTTGCAGATTACACAGGATCTTCGGGATATGGGTAAATATCTGCCGGGACTCCATATCGTCACTGTATATGGTGGCAGCTCCATTCAGCAACAGATCCGCCAGCTCAGGCAAGGTGCCCAGATTGTGGTGGCAACACCCGGCAGGCTCATGGATCTCATGCAAAGGCAGGCCCTGCAATTGCAATCCGTGCAATGGGTAATCCTGGATGAAGCAGATGAAATGCTCAACATGGGCTTTCGGGATGATATTCATTTCATTTTGCAACATGCATCCCAAAGGCAATGCTGCTGGCTGTTTTCCGCTACCATGCCCGCAGAAATCCGGCAAATCATCCGTCAGTTCATGCATGAACCCGCAGAAATTGTTGTGGGAACCAAAAACACAGTGGCTTCCGGAATCAGCCACGAATACTATGTAACTCACGCACAACATAAACTGGAAACCCTGCGCAGGTTGATTGATTTTTATCCGGAGCTTTACGGCATTGTATTCACTCGCACCAAAGCTGAAGCCCAGGAAATATCTGATCGACTGATCAGGATGGGATATGAAGCTGAAGCCCTGCATGGCGACCTCTCACAAGCCCAGCGCGATAAGGTAATGGAACGTTTCCGGGCCAAAGCCATACAGATATTGCTCGCTACAGACGTGGCTGCCCGCGGCATTGACGTGGAAAATATTACCCATGTGATTCACTTCGGATTGCCCGACGACCTGGAATCCTATACCCATCGCAGTGGACGTACCGCCCGCGCCGGACGAACCGGTATTTCCATTTCCATCATCCATCTGCATGAAATGGAAAAACTCAGAAGGCTGGAAAAAATGCTGCACATCCGGTTTATCCGCCGTTCCATCCCTTCCGGTCAGCAAATCTGTGAAAAACAACTATATCATTATTTCGAACAACTCAAACAGATAGATCCCTCTCAAACCGACATCCGGATTTATTTGCAGGCTATAAAATCATCCCTTGATGAACTGAGCAAGGAAGATCTGATTGAAAGAATGGCCGCATTTGAATTTCAGCATTTGTTAAAACATTATGCCCAGGCCAAAGACCTGAATGTGCCATTGCCCGAAGCCCGGCTCGTCAACCGAAACAATAGCAGAAATGCCTCTTTCCAGGCTGAACGGCCAGCAGAGGGCAACTGGATTACTTTCAGGCTGAACGCAGGACGCGCTCATGGTCTTTACAAAGCCTCCCTGCTGCAATGGCTGCTGGACTATACACGCCTGCCCAAATCGGCTATAGGTAAGCTGATTATCCTGGATCAATACAGCCTGATAGAACTGGACGCACAGGCCGACCTGCAAGCTTTGCATAAACTTCAGGGCACCTATCCGCAGGGATTGAATGAATCGGCTCCTGCAGAAATCTTGCTGACGAAGCGCATGCCACGTGCAAGAACAAGTGCCATCCGGGAAAACAGATAA
- a CDS encoding pyridoxal phosphate-dependent decarboxylase family protein — MDTLLSLQNRLQELEAISRKLEQPDEAFRKHASEPAAEAAFSYAHEFLSTLPDQKAFVEDVTTPKLLQQYPVQDEPRPADEVFPALRKVFDNVSLNAASGGHLAYIPGGGLYYAALGDYLAAVTNKYSTVFYISPAAVKMENLLIRWMCGLVGYPVDKSGGYLTSGGSLANLSAIVAARDAKQVKAERVPRSVVYFTHQVHHCVLKDLRVAGLAECVIREVPMTDAYEMRADALQEMIEEDLRNQLYPWLVVASAGSTDVSAIDPLNDIADIAEKYGLWFHIDAAYGGFFLLTETGRKKMKGIHRADSVVMDPHKGLFMPYGTGAVIVKDVQTLWRSNHFDANYMQDAIPYHDEISPADISPELSRHFRGLRVWLPLQLYGLKPFRAALEEKMLLTQYFYHEVKKLGFETGPFPELSVMIYRYVPEHLKGNTAAINELNARILKKVNADGKVFISSTSLNGEYWLRLAVLSFRTHRNHIDYLLQLLKKITEEEKLSETKLHNA; from the coding sequence ATGGACACACTCCTATCACTACAAAATCGCCTGCAGGAACTTGAAGCTATCTCCCGCAAGCTTGAACAACCAGATGAAGCTTTTCGTAAGCATGCTTCAGAACCGGCTGCCGAAGCGGCTTTTTCGTATGCCCACGAGTTTTTATCGACCTTACCCGACCAAAAAGCTTTTGTAGAAGACGTAACTACGCCCAAACTGCTGCAGCAATACCCGGTACAGGATGAACCCCGTCCGGCCGATGAAGTATTTCCCGCATTGCGTAAAGTTTTTGATAATGTTTCGTTAAATGCCGCTTCAGGCGGGCATCTAGCTTACATTCCCGGAGGTGGCCTGTATTATGCCGCTTTAGGTGACTATCTGGCTGCCGTGACCAACAAATATTCTACAGTGTTTTACATTTCACCGGCAGCAGTGAAAATGGAAAATCTGCTTATCCGCTGGATGTGCGGGCTGGTAGGATATCCGGTTGATAAAAGCGGCGGTTATCTGACATCCGGGGGCAGCCTGGCCAATCTTTCAGCCATCGTGGCCGCCCGCGATGCCAAACAGGTCAAAGCCGAACGCGTGCCTCGCAGCGTGGTATATTTCACGCATCAGGTTCACCATTGCGTGTTAAAAGATTTGCGCGTAGCCGGATTAGCTGAATGTGTCATTCGTGAAGTACCTATGACCGATGCGTATGAAATGCGCGCTGATGCCTTGCAGGAAATGATAGAAGAGGATCTACGTAATCAGCTCTATCCCTGGCTGGTAGTGGCTTCTGCCGGTTCTACAGATGTAAGTGCCATTGATCCACTGAACGATATTGCCGATATTGCTGAAAAATACGGCCTGTGGTTCCACATAGATGCGGCTTATGGAGGATTCTTTCTGCTTACCGAAACCGGAAGAAAAAAAATGAAAGGCATTCATCGCGCTGATTCAGTGGTGATGGATCCACACAAGGGATTATTTATGCCTTACGGAACCGGTGCTGTGATTGTGAAGGATGTGCAAACTTTATGGCGCTCCAATCATTTCGATGCCAATTATATGCAGGATGCCATTCCTTATCATGATGAAATCTCGCCAGCTGATATTTCTCCGGAATTATCACGTCACTTCCGTGGATTAAGGGTCTGGCTGCCACTGCAGTTGTATGGATTAAAGCCTTTCCGCGCTGCACTCGAAGAGAAAATGTTGCTTACCCAATACTTCTATCATGAAGTAAAAAAACTGGGTTTTGAAACCGGTCCTTTCCCGGAATTATCCGTGATGATTTACCGGTATGTGCCCGAACACCTGAAAGGAAATACTGCTGCAATCAACGAATTAAATGCACGAATTCTGAAAAAAGTAAATGCTGACGGGAAGGTATTTATTTCCAGCACATCCCTGAACGGCGAATACTGGCTTCGCCTGGCTGTGCTTTCTTTCCGTACACATCGCAACCATATTGATTACCTGTTGCAACTGTTGAAAAAAATTACAGAAGAAGAAAAACTTTCAGAAACAAAACTCCACAATGCATAA